The sequence GAAGCTGCGGTCTCTCTATGGGCGGAGGCCGGCTATGGAAGCTGCGGTCTCCCTGGGCGGAGGCCGGCTATGGAAGCTGCGGTCTCCCTGGGCGGAGGCCGGCTATGGAAGCTGCGGTCTCCCTGGGCGGAGGCCGGCTATGGAAGCTGCGGTCTCCCTGGGCGGGGGCCGGCTATGGAAGCTGCGGTCTCCCTGGGCGGGGGCCGGCTATGGAAGCTGCAGTCTCCCTGGGCGGGGGCCGGCTATGGAAGCTGCGGTCTCCCTgggtgggggctggctgtggaAGCTGCGGTCTCCCTGGGCGGAGGCCGGCTATGGAAGCTGCAGTCTCCCTGGGTGGGGGCCGGCTGTGGAAGCTGCGGTCTCCCTGGGCGGGGGCCGGCTGTGGAAGCTGCGGTCTCCCTGGGCGGAGGCCGGCTATGGAAGCTGCGGTCTCCCTGGGCGGAGGCCGGCTGTGGAAGCTGCGGTCTCCCTGGGCGGAGGCCGGCTGTGGAAGCTGCGGTCTCTCTATGGGCGGGGGCCGGCTATGGAAGCTGCGGTCTCCCTGGGCGGGGGCCGGCTATGCAAGCTGCAGTCTCCCTGGGTGGGGGCCGGCTGTGGAAGCTGCGGTCTCCCTGGGTGGGGGCCGGCTTTGGAAGCTGCGGTCTCCCTGGGCGGGGCGCTGGGCACTTACCCCTGGCTGGGAGGCGCTGCTGCGGTAACGCAGGTCCCTCTGCTCCCGCTCCTGCTGGTTGAGGGTGCTGAGCAGGGTCTGCAGGCGCTCGATGTACTGGATGGCACTTCGCAGGATCTCCACCTTGGGCAGCCGCTGGTTGGGGTTCAGTAACGTGCTCCGTTTCAGGGCCTCAAAGGCCTCGTTCACCTTTTTTAACCTCCGCTTCTCCCGCAGGGTGGCGGCACGGCGCCGGTCGATGGAGACCGTTTTCCTCTTGCAGATCTTGCACGCCCAGGGCAGACACTGGCCGGGGCAGTGCTCAGGCAGGGGCGAGCCCTTCTCCTCCAGCCCCGTCCTGCCCTCAGGACACAGCCCCAGGCCCGGCCGCTCCTGGTACGCCCCCTGCTCGTAGCCCTGCAAACGGGAGCTCAAATAGTTTTCGCCATCGTAAAacctctggtctggaaagaagTAAGGGTTGGTCTCAAAGAGCTCCATGGGCAAGCGGCTGGCGGGGAGCAGCCTGCTCAGAGTGTGCGGCTGCTCTGTCTCCTAACACCAACTGTTTGGTGGCATTTAAACCCTGGCGCTGGCATTAAATCACAG comes from Lepidochelys kempii isolate rLepKem1 chromosome 21, rLepKem1.hap2, whole genome shotgun sequence and encodes:
- the MYOG gene encoding LOW QUALITY PROTEIN: myogenin (The sequence of the model RefSeq protein was modified relative to this genomic sequence to represent the inferred CDS: substituted 1 base at 1 genomic stop codon), which codes for MPPNSWCXETEQPHTLSRLLPASRLPMELFETNPYFFPDQRFYDGENYLSSRLQGYEQGAYQERPGLGLCPEGRTGLEEKGSPLPEHCPGQCLPWACKICKRKTVSIDRRRAATLREKRRLKKVNEAFEALKRSTLLNPNQRLPKVEILRSAIQYIERLQTLLSTLNQQEREQRDLRYRSSASQPGVASECGSNSASCSPEWSSQLEFSSNPGDHLLNDESSEDHNLHSLSSIVESIAVEDVAVTFQEERVQN